A stretch of the Sphingomonas sp. CL5.1 genome encodes the following:
- a CDS encoding phosphatidylserine/phosphatidylglycerophosphate/cardiolipin synthase family protein produces the protein MGAMETFTVEGNRLTLLTEGPARLDALVALIDGARRSLRILYYIYADDESGRRVNEALLAAAARGVRVALIVDGFGSDAASRKHFFDPLEAAGIPVCWFAPRFGRRYLLRNHQKLALADEARIMIGGFNIANDYFAADEADAWRDLGLLVEGPAARRIARYFDALREWVLLPAGRTRHLGRVLARWSEPAGRVRWLIGGPTRRLSPWARAVRHDMRLAARIDIIAGYFTPSPTMLRRMDRAARRGDSVRIVTAARSDNNATVAAARFSYRGLLKQGVRIFEYQPSKLHTKLYAIDDAVHIGSANFDMRSLFINLELMLRIDDAAFAAYVRRYIDGEVARSIEITPEAYRAATGWWQRVKQFFAYLIVGVADPTLSRGLNFGIDD, from the coding sequence ATGGGCGCGATGGAGACGTTCACCGTCGAGGGCAATCGCCTGACCCTGCTCACCGAGGGGCCGGCGCGGCTCGACGCGCTGGTGGCGCTGATCGACGGCGCGCGCAGAAGCCTGCGCATCCTCTATTACATCTATGCCGACGACGAATCGGGCCGGCGCGTCAATGAGGCTTTGCTCGCCGCCGCCGCGCGCGGGGTGCGGGTGGCGCTGATCGTCGACGGTTTCGGCAGCGACGCGGCCAGCCGCAAGCATTTCTTCGACCCGCTGGAGGCCGCCGGCATCCCGGTATGCTGGTTCGCGCCGCGCTTCGGCCGCCGCTACCTGCTGCGCAACCACCAGAAGCTCGCGCTGGCCGACGAGGCGCGGATCATGATCGGCGGGTTCAACATCGCCAATGACTATTTCGCCGCCGACGAAGCGGATGCGTGGCGCGATCTCGGCCTGCTGGTCGAGGGACCGGCGGCGCGGCGGATCGCGCGCTATTTCGATGCACTGCGCGAATGGGTGCTGCTTCCGGCGGGGCGGACGCGCCATCTCGGCCGGGTGCTGGCGCGGTGGAGCGAGCCGGCGGGGCGGGTGCGCTGGCTGATCGGCGGCCCGACGCGGCGGCTGTCTCCCTGGGCGCGCGCGGTGCGGCACGACATGCGGCTGGCCGCGCGGATCGACATCATCGCGGGCTATTTCACGCCCAGCCCGACGATGCTGCGGCGGATGGACCGCGCGGCGCGGCGCGGCGACTCGGTGCGGATCGTCACCGCCGCGCGATCGGACAACAACGCCACGGTCGCCGCCGCGCGCTTCAGCTATCGCGGGCTGTTGAAACAGGGGGTGCGCATCTTCGAATATCAGCCGTCGAAGCTGCACACCAAGCTCTATGCGATCGACGATGCGGTGCATATCGGCAGCGCCAATTTCGACATGCGCAGCCTGTTCATCAACCTGGAACTGATGCTGCGGATCGATGATGCCGCCTTCGCCGCCTATGTCCGCCGTTATATCGACGGAGAGGTGGCGCGCTCGATCGAGATCACGCCCGAAGCCTATCGCGCCGCGACCGGCTGGTGGCAGCGGGTGAAGCAGTTCTTCGCCTATCTGATCGTCGGCGTGGCGGACCCGACGCTGTCGCGCGGGCTGAATTTCGGCATCGACGATTGA
- the pabB gene encoding aminodeoxychorismate synthase component I has protein sequence MLPPAPFVLLDDARADGAPARLYSAPAAVIETHSPGEVTAALAELRAAVAAGRQAAGFLSYEAGHVLEPGAGPAPRSPTPLLWFGLFDGFAKIADPATLLPDPAGAWVGAPEPEVSRAEYDAMIERVRALIAAGDIYQANLTFRASVPFAGDPLALYAAVRARAKAGWGALVATGRETLLSFSPELFFDLADGRITCRPMKGTARRGADPALDAAAAAALAADGKQRAENLMIVDLMRNDLSRVAVPGSVAVPELFAVEHYPTVHQMTSTVTAMLDPAHDAIDVLAALFPCGSITGAPKVRAMQVIGAVERAPRGPYTGAIGLIDAPGAAQFNVAIRTLLVDGAGRATIGLGGGIVAESAAAAEWDEALAKGAFLTHDAPRFDLIETMAFDPEEGVLRVEAHLARMKASAEALGFAFDRHDTRNELQAATFRLRRPARIRLLAARSGRIAIEIGPAPPPRAAPLEVALVPLPAAPTDFRLHHKTSARAFLDRARMAAGSDEVAFVSPDGFLTEGSFTTIFVERGGTLVTPPLMRGLLPGILRAELLAAGRAVEGDLAPADLSDGFFVGNALRGLMPAVVAVAKSELPPL, from the coding sequence ATGCTGCCACCCGCCCCCTTCGTGCTGCTTGACGACGCCCGCGCCGACGGCGCGCCCGCCCGGCTCTACAGCGCGCCAGCGGCGGTGATCGAGACGCATTCGCCCGGCGAGGTGACGGCGGCGCTCGCCGAACTGCGCGCGGCCGTGGCGGCGGGGCGGCAGGCGGCGGGGTTCCTCTCCTATGAGGCGGGGCATGTGCTGGAGCCGGGCGCGGGGCCAGCGCCGCGATCGCCGACGCCTCTCCTGTGGTTCGGCCTGTTCGATGGTTTCGCGAAGATCGCCGATCCGGCCACCTTGCTCCCCGATCCCGCCGGCGCATGGGTCGGCGCGCCCGAGCCGGAGGTGTCGCGCGCCGAATATGACGCGATGATCGAGCGGGTGCGGGCGCTGATCGCGGCGGGCGACATCTATCAGGCCAACCTCACCTTTCGCGCGTCGGTGCCGTTCGCCGGCGATCCGCTCGCGCTCTACGCGGCGGTGCGCGCGCGGGCGAAAGCTGGCTGGGGCGCATTGGTGGCGACAGGGCGCGAAACGCTGCTCTCCTTCTCGCCCGAATTGTTCTTCGATCTCGCGGATGGGCGCATCACCTGCCGCCCGATGAAGGGCACCGCGCGGCGCGGCGCCGATCCGGCGCTCGATGCGGCGGCGGCCGCCGCGCTGGCGGCGGACGGGAAGCAGCGCGCCGAGAATCTGATGATCGTCGACCTGATGCGCAACGATCTGTCGCGCGTCGCCGTGCCGGGTAGCGTCGCGGTGCCGGAACTGTTCGCGGTGGAGCATTATCCGACGGTCCATCAGATGACCTCCACCGTCACCGCCATGCTCGATCCCGCGCATGACGCGATCGACGTGCTGGCGGCGCTGTTCCCGTGCGGCTCGATCACCGGCGCGCCGAAGGTGCGCGCGATGCAGGTGATCGGCGCGGTGGAGCGAGCCCCGCGCGGCCCCTATACCGGCGCGATCGGCCTCATCGACGCGCCGGGAGCGGCGCAGTTCAACGTCGCGATCCGCACGTTGCTGGTGGACGGCGCGGGCCGCGCGACGATCGGGCTGGGCGGCGGCATCGTCGCCGAATCCGCCGCCGCCGCGGAATGGGACGAGGCGCTGGCCAAGGGCGCCTTCCTCACCCACGACGCGCCGCGCTTCGACCTGATCGAGACGATGGCGTTCGACCCGGAGGAGGGCGTGCTGCGGGTGGAGGCGCATCTCGCAAGGATGAAGGCCAGCGCCGAGGCGCTCGGTTTCGCCTTCGACCGCCACGACACGCGCAACGAATTGCAGGCGGCGACCTTCCGCCTGCGCCGTCCGGCGAGGATCAGGCTGCTTGCCGCGCGCAGCGGCCGGATCGCGATCGAGATCGGCCCTGCTCCCCCGCCGCGCGCCGCGCCGCTGGAAGTCGCGCTGGTGCCGCTGCCGGCCGCGCCCACCGATTTTCGGCTACACCACAAGACCAGCGCCCGCGCCTTCCTCGATCGCGCGCGCATGGCGGCGGGCAGCGACGAGGTGGCGTTCGTCAGCCCGGATGGCTTCCTCACCGAAGGCAGCTTCACCACCATCTTCGTCGAGCGTGGCGGCACGCTCGTCACGCCGCCGCTGATGCGCGGTCTGTTGCCCGGCATATTGCGCGCCGAACTGCTCGCCGCGGGCCGCGCGGTGGAGGGCGATCTCGCTCCCGCCGATCTCTCGGACGGCTTTTTCGTCGGAAATGCACTGCGCGGGTTGATGCCGGCCGTTGTTGCGGTTGCGAAATCGGAACTGCCCCCGCTATAG
- a CDS encoding antibiotic biosynthesis monooxygenase, with product MHDGTSVDRAGQVAVIFVSQRTAADGAGYAAAAAAMDALAARQPGYRGVDSTRDADGFGITVSYWGSEAEALAWRDHPEHAAIRARGRAEWYERYQVIVTRVERGYAWTRP from the coding sequence ATGCACGACGGAACGAGCGTGGACCGGGCGGGGCAGGTGGCGGTGATCTTCGTCTCGCAGCGCACCGCCGCCGATGGGGCGGGATATGCGGCGGCGGCCGCCGCGATGGACGCGCTCGCCGCCCGCCAGCCCGGCTATCGCGGGGTGGACAGCACCCGCGACGCGGACGGATTCGGCATCACCGTCTCCTATTGGGGCAGCGAGGCGGAGGCGCTGGCATGGCGCGACCATCCCGAACATGCCGCGATCCGCGCGCGCGGCCGGGCGGAATGGTATGAGCGCTATCAGGTGATCGTGACGCGCGTCGAGCGCGGCTATGCCTGGACGCGGCCGTGA
- a CDS encoding Trm112 family protein codes for MIDPWLLERLACPVTRQPLLYDEAAGELVSDAAGLAYPIRDGVPVLLVEEARPLTSR; via the coding sequence ATGATCGATCCGTGGCTGCTGGAGCGGCTGGCCTGCCCCGTCACGCGCCAGCCGCTGCTTTACGACGAGGCGGCGGGGGAGCTGGTTTCCGACGCCGCCGGCCTCGCCTATCCGATCCGCGACGGCGTGCCGGTGTTGCTGGTGGAGGAAGCGCGCCCGCTTACTTCGCGCTGA
- a CDS encoding MFS transporter, producing the protein MLTIAAGNTALQSVLPALGRSLGVMDSAVAAAFSVSALLWVIAAPFWANRSDRQGRRAMVLLGVGGFTVSLGLCGLFLAAGINGWISGTAAFGLFILGRLIYGTFGSAAPPAVQAMVAGNTTREERTRALTLLASAFGLGTILGPAIAPYLILGTFGSFEIGLAGPAFIFAAFGLAMFLTVRRMLADDRDVEGEVYGAMSAYPSIGGQPTGASVRAATEPHGAEVKFTDRRIRGWMIVGLVAGHAQAMTSQVVGFLVIDRMHLAPAAALEPTGIVLMMGAGASLLAQWGLIPLLNLAPRALVLWGLLLAAAGAALTGLATSLYGIATAYALASLGFGFIRPGYTAGSSLAVGYESQGSVAGKVTSINGASFILGPSIGVGLYELRHPLPYLAAGLACLLLFAYCWKQLRDQPADAPCDALAD; encoded by the coding sequence ATGCTGACGATCGCGGCGGGGAACACCGCGCTGCAATCGGTGCTGCCCGCGCTCGGCCGCTCGCTGGGGGTGATGGACAGCGCGGTGGCGGCGGCCTTCTCGGTCTCGGCGCTATTGTGGGTGATCGCCGCGCCCTTCTGGGCCAATCGCTCGGACCGGCAGGGACGGCGCGCGATGGTGCTGCTGGGCGTCGGCGGCTTCACCGTCAGCCTCGGCCTTTGCGGCCTGTTCCTCGCGGCGGGCATCAACGGCTGGATCAGCGGCACCGCCGCCTTCGGCCTGTTCATCCTGGGGCGGCTGATCTACGGCACCTTCGGCTCGGCCGCGCCGCCGGCGGTGCAGGCGATGGTCGCCGGCAACACCACGCGGGAGGAGCGCACCCGCGCGCTGACCCTCCTCGCCTCCGCTTTCGGCCTCGGGACGATCCTCGGCCCGGCGATCGCGCCCTATCTGATCCTTGGCACGTTCGGGTCGTTCGAGATCGGGCTGGCCGGCCCCGCGTTCATCTTCGCGGCGTTCGGGCTGGCGATGTTCCTGACCGTCAGGCGGATGCTGGCGGACGATCGCGATGTCGAGGGCGAAGTCTACGGCGCGATGAGCGCCTATCCCTCGATCGGCGGCCAACCGACCGGCGCCAGCGTGCGCGCCGCGACCGAGCCGCACGGGGCGGAGGTGAAGTTCACCGACCGGCGCATCCGCGGCTGGATGATCGTCGGCCTGGTCGCCGGCCATGCGCAGGCGATGACCAGCCAGGTGGTCGGCTTCCTCGTCATCGACCGGATGCACCTTGCCCCCGCCGCCGCGCTGGAGCCGACCGGCATCGTGCTGATGATGGGGGCGGGGGCTTCGCTGCTCGCGCAATGGGGACTGATCCCGCTGCTCAACCTCGCCCCGCGCGCGCTGGTGCTGTGGGGGCTGCTGCTGGCGGCGGCGGGGGCCGCGCTGACTGGCCTGGCGACCTCGCTGTACGGCATCGCCACCGCCTATGCGCTGGCGAGCCTCGGCTTCGGTTTCATCCGGCCGGGCTATACGGCGGGGTCCAGCCTCGCGGTCGGATACGAATCACAGGGATCGGTCGCGGGCAAGGTGACGAGCATCAACGGCGCGAGCTTCATCCTCGGTCCGTCGATCGGCGTCGGGCTGTACGAA
- a CDS encoding LON peptidase substrate-binding domain-containing protein produces MTRLSIFPLAGAILFPGMHLPLHIFEPRYRALVSDAMARDRRIGMIQPRGEGEPPPLYDIGCVGRIVEVEMLDDGRSNIVLEGMSLFRVARELEVTTKFRQVEAELIATPADDTLSLAARAGLEMESKRFAEAQGYAVDWNAVGRLDDASLVNGIAQIAPFDAAAKQALLETPTIAERAELIVQLLQFFGRHDGEDRVTLQ; encoded by the coding sequence ATGACGCGGCTGTCGATCTTTCCCCTTGCCGGCGCGATCCTCTTTCCGGGGATGCACCTGCCGCTGCACATCTTCGAGCCGCGTTATCGCGCGCTGGTCTCCGACGCGATGGCGCGTGATCGGCGGATCGGGATGATCCAGCCGCGCGGCGAGGGCGAGCCGCCGCCACTCTACGACATCGGCTGCGTCGGTCGGATCGTTGAGGTCGAGATGCTTGACGACGGGCGCTCGAACATCGTGCTCGAAGGGATGTCGCTGTTCCGCGTCGCGCGCGAGCTGGAGGTGACGACGAAGTTCCGTCAGGTCGAGGCGGAGCTGATCGCAACCCCGGCCGACGACACGCTCTCGCTCGCCGCACGTGCCGGGCTGGAGATGGAATCGAAACGCTTCGCCGAGGCGCAGGGCTATGCGGTGGACTGGAACGCGGTGGGGCGGCTCGACGATGCCAGCCTCGTCAACGGCATCGCGCAGATCGCGCCGTTCGATGCGGCGGCGAAGCAGGCGCTGCTCGAAACCCCGACGATCGCCGAGCGCGCCGAGCTGATCGTCCAGCTCCTGCAATTCTTCGGCCGCCACGACGGCGAAGACCGCGTGACGCTGCAATGA
- a CDS encoding pyridoxal phosphate-dependent aminotransferase, which yields MKPSAALDRISPSPTLAITTKVLELKRTGVDVIGLGAGEPDFDTPDFVKEAAVRAIRDGKTKYTNVDGTQELKEAIVAKFRRDNNLDYTTQQISVNVGGKHTLFNALLATLNPGDEVIVPAPYWVSYPDIVQFAGATPVIVAAGAALGYKLTPAMLEAAITPRTKWLILNSPSNPTGAAYTEAELKALGEVLERYPQVWIMADDMYEHIVYDDFRFTTIAEVCPSLYERTLTVNGCSKAYAMTGWRIGFAAGAPWLIKAMAKLQSQSTSNPCSIAQAAATAALNGDQSFLAERNAAFQKRRDLVVSMLNQADGISCPRPEGAFYVYPEVAGVIGKTTPAGKQIENDSDFVTYLLEDARVAAVQGVAFGLSPAMRISYATSEEMLRTACERIQTACGALR from the coding sequence ATGAAGCCCTCCGCCGCGCTCGACCGCATCAGCCCCTCTCCGACGCTCGCCATCACCACCAAGGTGCTGGAACTGAAGCGCACCGGCGTGGACGTGATCGGCCTCGGCGCGGGCGAGCCGGATTTCGACACGCCCGATTTCGTCAAGGAAGCTGCGGTCCGGGCGATTCGCGACGGCAAGACGAAATATACGAACGTCGACGGCACGCAGGAGCTGAAGGAGGCGATCGTCGCCAAGTTCAGGCGCGACAACAACCTCGATTACACGACGCAGCAGATCAGCGTGAACGTCGGCGGCAAGCACACCCTGTTCAACGCGCTGCTCGCCACGCTCAACCCCGGCGACGAAGTGATCGTCCCCGCGCCTTACTGGGTGAGCTATCCCGACATCGTCCAGTTCGCGGGCGCGACGCCGGTGATCGTCGCGGCCGGCGCGGCGCTGGGCTACAAGCTGACCCCGGCGATGCTGGAGGCCGCGATCACGCCCAGGACGAAGTGGCTGATCCTCAACTCGCCCTCCAACCCCACCGGCGCGGCCTATACGGAAGCCGAGCTGAAGGCGCTGGGCGAGGTGCTGGAACGCTATCCACAAGTCTGGATCATGGCGGACGATATGTACGAGCATATCGTCTACGACGATTTCCGCTTCACCACGATCGCCGAGGTCTGCCCGTCCCTCTATGAGCGCACCCTGACGGTCAACGGCTGTTCCAAGGCCTATGCGATGACCGGCTGGCGGATCGGCTTCGCGGCCGGCGCGCCGTGGCTCATCAAGGCGATGGCCAAGCTCCAGTCGCAGTCCACGTCCAACCCCTGCTCGATCGCGCAGGCGGCGGCGACGGCGGCACTGAACGGCGACCAGTCATTCCTCGCCGAGCGCAACGCGGCGTTCCAGAAGCGCCGCGACCTGGTGGTGTCGATGCTCAACCAGGCGGACGGCATCAGCTGTCCGCGCCCGGAAGGCGCCTTCTACGTCTATCCCGAGGTGGCCGGCGTGATCGGCAAGACCACCCCGGCGGGCAAGCAGATCGAGAACGACAGCGATTTCGTCACCTACCTGCTGGAGGACGCACGGGTCGCGGCGGTGCAGGGCGTGGCGTTCGGCCTCTCGCCGGCGATGCGCATCAGCTATGCGACGAGCGAGGAGATGCTGCGCACGGCGTGCGAGCGCATCCAGACCGCCTGCGGAGCGCTCCGCTGA
- a CDS encoding class I SAM-dependent methyltransferase: protein MPSSTSAVRRARSRPAGIPGPWQMFFQGFLKHPVMVGSIIPSSEKLIEKMLGPVDWQRCKLFVEYGPGVGTFCRPILSKMAPDATLIAIDTNPDFINYLRHTIVDSRFVPVLGSAADVEKIVADHGHEKADYVLSGLPFSTLPTGVGPAIAAATQRVIRTGGAFLVYQFSPKVHDFIAPHFPRIDHGMEWWNVPPAQLYWAWKDAE from the coding sequence ATGCCCAGTTCGACCAGTGCCGTCCGCCGCGCGCGGTCCCGCCCCGCCGGCATTCCGGGTCCGTGGCAGATGTTTTTCCAGGGCTTCCTCAAGCATCCGGTGATGGTGGGATCGATCATCCCCTCGTCGGAGAAGCTGATCGAGAAGATGCTCGGCCCCGTCGACTGGCAGCGGTGCAAGCTGTTCGTCGAATACGGCCCCGGCGTCGGCACCTTCTGCCGCCCGATCCTGAGCAAGATGGCGCCGGACGCGACCCTGATCGCGATCGACACCAACCCGGACTTCATCAATTACCTGCGCCACACGATCGTCGATTCGCGCTTCGTGCCGGTGCTCGGCTCCGCCGCCGACGTGGAGAAGATCGTCGCCGATCACGGACATGAGAAGGCCGATTACGTGCTTTCCGGCCTGCCCTTCTCCACCTTGCCCACCGGCGTCGGCCCGGCGATCGCGGCGGCGACGCAGCGCGTGATCCGCACCGGCGGGGCGTTCCTCGTCTATCAGTTCAGCCCCAAGGTGCATGATTTCATCGCGCCGCACTTCCCGCGCATCGATCACGGGATGGAATGGTGGAACGTCCCGCCGGCCCAGCTTTACTGGGCATGGAAGGACGCGGAGTAA
- a CDS encoding MBL fold metallo-hydrolase, translating to MTEPALRAMIVPVTAIEQNCTIVWCTATKKAAVIDPGGDIPRIKAAIAQAGVTVEKVLLTHGHIDHAGEAKPLADELGVPIEGPHEDDRFWLARLADDGRNWGIRGVPFEPDRWLEDGDTVTVGELTLDVYHTPGHTAGHVIYHHAPSRFAQVGDVLFQGSVGRTDLPQGNHQQLVESIVTKLWPLGDDVTFIPGHGKASTFGHERQWNMFVSDGALSAA from the coding sequence ATGACCGAACCCGCGTTGCGCGCGATGATCGTGCCGGTCACGGCGATCGAGCAGAATTGCACGATCGTCTGGTGCACCGCGACGAAGAAAGCGGCGGTGATCGATCCCGGCGGCGACATCCCGCGCATCAAGGCGGCGATCGCGCAGGCCGGGGTGACGGTGGAGAAGGTGCTGCTCACCCACGGCCATATCGACCACGCCGGCGAGGCGAAGCCGCTGGCCGACGAGCTGGGCGTGCCGATCGAGGGGCCGCACGAGGACGACCGCTTCTGGCTCGCCCGGCTGGCCGACGACGGCCGCAACTGGGGGATTCGCGGTGTGCCGTTCGAGCCGGACCGCTGGCTGGAGGACGGCGACACGGTGACGGTCGGCGAGCTGACGCTCGACGTCTATCACACGCCCGGCCACACGGCGGGTCATGTGATCTACCATCACGCGCCGTCGCGATTCGCGCAGGTTGGCGACGTGCTGTTCCAGGGCTCGGTCGGGCGCACAGACCTGCCGCAGGGCAATCACCAGCAGCTTGTCGAGTCGATCGTCACGAAGCTGTGGCCGCTGGGCGACGACGTGACCTTCATTCCGGGGCATGGCAAGGCCAGCACCTTCGGCCATGAGCGGCAATGGAACATGTTCGTCAGCGACGGGGCGCTGTCGGCGGCCTGA
- the rpoZ gene encoding DNA-directed RNA polymerase subunit omega translates to MARVTVEDCVDKIPNRFDLVLLAAQRARQVSGGAELTIDRDRDKNPVVALREIAEQTVLPDNLEESLVASLQRVQIDDDDEADAVGSLAASAEALRLTAAAPPRNQNLGADYEG, encoded by the coding sequence ATGGCGCGCGTGACGGTCGAGGATTGCGTCGACAAGATCCCCAACCGCTTCGATCTGGTCCTGCTCGCGGCACAGCGCGCGCGGCAGGTATCGGGCGGCGCGGAACTGACGATTGATCGCGACCGCGACAAAAACCCGGTGGTCGCGCTGCGCGAGATCGCCGAGCAGACGGTCCTGCCCGACAACCTCGAGGAATCGCTCGTCGCCAGCCTGCAACGCGTGCAGATCGACGATGATGACGAGGCGGATGCGGTCGGCAGCCTCGCCGCGTCGGCGGAGGCGCTGCGCCTCACCGCCGCCGCCCCGCCGCGCAACCAGAACCTCGGCGCCGATTACGAGGGCTGA
- a CDS encoding TorF family putative porin has translation MKTFYLIPALALGFAALPAAAQETAPPKAITVTGSVAVVSDYRLRGVSQSDKHAAVQGGFTVAHESGFYVGTWGSSLAGWGTFGGANMELDLIGGYKRSLGGGISVDAGLTWYMYPGGANKSDFAEPFVKLSGTAGPASVLVGVAYAPKQQALGKWYDGATDYALGTPTHPGAKNDNLYIWTDLSAAIPTTPLTAKAHLGHSDGNSGLGPNGTSAAPTGHYWDWMIGADFVVKGTPLTLSASWIDTDISRSKSAYLWPNFASTKDGSSIAGSTALFSVTAAF, from the coding sequence ATGAAGACGTTCTACCTCATTCCCGCTCTCGCGCTCGGTTTCGCGGCGCTCCCCGCCGCCGCGCAGGAAACCGCCCCCCCCAAGGCCATCACCGTCACCGGCAGCGTCGCCGTGGTCAGCGACTATCGCCTGCGGGGCGTGTCACAGTCCGACAAGCATGCTGCGGTGCAGGGTGGCTTCACCGTCGCGCACGAAAGCGGCTTCTATGTCGGCACGTGGGGGTCGAGCCTCGCCGGCTGGGGCACGTTCGGCGGCGCCAACATGGAGCTGGACCTGATCGGCGGTTACAAGAGATCGCTGGGCGGCGGCATCTCGGTCGACGCGGGCCTCACCTGGTACATGTATCCGGGCGGGGCGAACAAAAGCGACTTCGCCGAGCCGTTCGTGAAGCTCTCCGGCACCGCCGGCCCGGCCTCGGTGCTGGTCGGCGTCGCCTACGCGCCCAAGCAGCAGGCGCTGGGCAAATGGTATGACGGCGCGACGGATTATGCGCTCGGCACGCCGACCCATCCCGGCGCGAAGAACGACAACCTCTATATCTGGACCGACCTGTCGGCCGCCATTCCCACCACCCCGCTGACCGCCAAGGCCCACCTCGGCCACTCGGACGGCAACAGCGGCCTTGGCCCCAACGGCACCAGCGCCGCGCCGACCGGCCATTACTGGGACTGGATGATCGGTGCCGATTTTGTCGTGAAGGGCACGCCGCTGACGCTGAGCGCGTCGTGGATCGACACCGATATCAGCCGGAGCAAATCGGCCTATCTCTGGCCGAACTTCGCCTCCACCAAGGATGGCAGCTCGATCGCCGGCTCGACCGCGCTGTTTTCGGTGACCGCCGCGTTCTGA
- a CDS encoding tetratricopeptide repeat protein codes for MSEAEKAAVQEFRRDVVEPSMTKLVIVDFWAEWCGPCKALAPVLEKVAAAYADKGVVLAKVDTDKNQFIAAQFQVRSIPTVYAMFQGQLVADLTNARTESQLRTTLDQLLRQLPIQGEAQSQEAELEPLIAMGEEVLASGDAQRALSIFDQLVEMAPDHHAVLSGRIRALVAAGDLAAAEAAIAALPEDVAKLPDIERARSAVELAKSAPEVSDLAPLEAAVAADPANLQARYDLANAQMAAGNRDAAAEGFLAITAADREWNEGAARQQLLKLFEVVGLEDPWVSQQRRKLSAILFG; via the coding sequence ATGAGTGAAGCGGAAAAGGCGGCGGTGCAGGAATTCCGCCGCGACGTGGTCGAGCCGTCGATGACGAAGCTCGTCATCGTCGATTTCTGGGCCGAATGGTGCGGGCCGTGCAAGGCGCTGGCGCCGGTGCTCGAAAAGGTCGCGGCGGCCTATGCCGACAAGGGTGTGGTGCTGGCGAAGGTCGATACCGACAAGAACCAGTTCATCGCCGCGCAATTCCAGGTGCGCTCGATCCCCACCGTCTATGCGATGTTCCAGGGCCAGCTCGTCGCGGACCTGACCAATGCACGCACCGAATCGCAGCTCCGCACGACGCTCGACCAGCTCCTGCGCCAGCTCCCGATCCAGGGCGAGGCGCAATCGCAGGAAGCGGAGCTGGAGCCGCTGATCGCGATGGGCGAGGAGGTGCTGGCTTCGGGCGACGCGCAGCGTGCGCTGTCGATCTTCGACCAGCTCGTCGAGATGGCGCCGGATCACCACGCCGTCCTCTCCGGCCGCATCCGCGCGCTGGTGGCGGCGGGCGACCTTGCGGCCGCCGAGGCCGCGATCGCCGCGCTGCCGGAGGATGTCGCGAAGCTGCCCGATATCGAGCGTGCCCGGTCCGCGGTGGAGCTGGCTAAATCCGCGCCCGAAGTGTCCGATCTTGCCCCGCTGGAGGCGGCGGTGGCGGCCGATCCGGCGAACCTTCAGGCGCGCTACGACCTCGCCAACGCGCAGATGGCGGCGGGGAATCGCGATGCGGCGGCGGAGGGCTTTCTCGCGATCACCGCCGCCGACCGCGAGTGGAACGAGGGCGCCGCGCGCCAGCAGCTCCTCAAGCTGTTCGAGGTGGTCGGGCTGGAGGACCCGTGGGTGTCGCAGCAGCGCCGCAAGCTCTCGGCGATCCTGTTCGGGTGA